The DNA region GTCGGGATGCCGCACCAGCCCTTGCGTGCCGCAGGCGGTCGCCCCTAGCCGACGACCGTCGGCAGGCGCGCCGACAGCCAGGGGACCACGGCCGCGCACATGTCGGCAATGGCGTCCGTGAAGCGGTGATCGACGCCGGGCAGCGCGACCAGATCCGGGCGGCCACCAGCGGCGGCGCGCGCGTCGATCGCATCGACGAAGGGCACGAGTTCGTCGGCCTCCCCGTGCACCAGCAGCCACGGGATGCGCACGGCGGCGGCTTGCGCGTGCAACGACCCGATCCGCTCGGCGTCGGCCTGCAGCGTGCGATTCCAGATGCAGCCGGGCTTGTCGAGCATGAGGCCCTCTCCCGGGACGAGGTGGCCGAACGTGCGCTGCATGAAGTCGCGCACGTGGAACATGCCGGCCAGCGAGACCAGCGCCGCGAGACGATCATCGCTGGCCGCCCGCAACACCCCCACCGCACCGCCCATGCTGTGGCCGGCGTAGGCGAGGCGCTCGACGCCCCACGCCTGCAGGGCGTCGAGCACGCTGCCGAGGTCGGCGGCTTCCTTGGTGGGCGTCACGTCCTCGAAGCGTCCCTCGGACCTGCCGTTGCCCGCGAACGACACGAGCACGGACGCAAGCCCTGCCCCGGCGAGCGCCTCGGCGAGCTCGGTCTGCCATGGCCGATCCCAGTGCGACGTCACGCCGTGGCCGATGACCACGACGGCCCGCGGCGGGGCGTCGCCCGCGGCGCCTGCCGCGGGCTGGTACGCCACGTCGAGACGCTCGCCCTGCGCGTTGCGGATCGGGAACGGCAGATCGCGTCGATCAGAAGCGGCCAACGCCCGTCCAGATCCCCGGCTCCTCGCCGGTGAACACGCGCCACGTCAGCGACGGCGTGCCGCAGTGGCCTGCGAGGATGTCGACCAGGTGCACGTCAGGCGAGCCCTGATCGGGGCCGGGACCGTAGTGGTACGCGATCTCGTCGCCTGCCGCGATCACCGGCAGGCCGCCATTGTCGGACGGACCGCGCGTCGGCTTGGCGTTGTACCCCCAGCGCGTGTCCACCTTGCGCAGCTCGTCGACGATGTAGTCGAGCCAGGGGTTGTTGCGGTACTTCACGCCGCCCGGGCACGACTGCGCCATCAACTCGGGGCGCTCCGCGTTCTTCTGCTGGATGAACGCCCGGACATCCGGCAGCGGGAGACGCTGGCCGGCAGGCGGATCGGCCGTGCGCTTGGGCAGCCTGATCATCAGGCCTGTCGAGCCCCGCACCGCGCCGAAGCTGGCAACGATGTTGGTGCTGCCGTCGGCGACGGCGGTCACCATCCCACCGTTCGAGATCGTGGCGGCGGCCGAGTTCTCGGACGACCACTGCGCCGAGCTGGTGCGGTCCTCGGTGGCGCCCGTCGACAGGGTGACGGTGGCGGTGAACTGAGCCGTGCCGCCGGCCGTGGTGATCTCGGAGGGCCCCGTCACCCGCACGGCGGTGACCGTCGCCGTCGTCGTGGTCGTCGTGGGCGTCGGCGACGTCACGCTCACCGTGCGCGTCTC from Luteitalea sp. TBR-22 includes:
- a CDS encoding Ig-like domain-containing protein, with the translated sequence MHGRFGMAGAAGSLCVALGVLAVGCGGSTETRTVSVTSPTPTTTTTTATVTAVRVTGPSEITTAGGTAQFTATVTLSTGATEDRTSSAQWSSENSAAATISNGGMVTAVADGSTNIVASFGAVRGSTGLMIRLPKRTADPPAGQRLPLPDVRAFIQQKNAERPELMAQSCPGGVKYRNNPWLDYIVDELRKVDTRWGYNAKPTRGPSDNGGLPVIAAGDEIAYHYGPGPDQGSPDVHLVDILAGHCGTPSLTWRVFTGEEPGIWTGVGRF
- a CDS encoding S9 family peptidase encodes the protein MAASDRRDLPFPIRNAQGERLDVAYQPAAGAAGDAPPRAVVVIGHGVTSHWDRPWQTELAEALAGAGLASVLVSFAGNGRSEGRFEDVTPTKEAADLGSVLDALQAWGVERLAYAGHSMGGAVGVLRAASDDRLAALVSLAGMFHVRDFMQRTFGHLVPGEGLMLDKPGCIWNRTLQADAERIGSLHAQAAAVRIPWLLVHGEADELVPFVDAIDARAAAGGRPDLVALPGVDHRFTDAIADMCAAVVPWLSARLPTVVG